ACCTGCTCCATGAGAATCGGGACGTTCTCAAACCGCTGGTGGAAACACTGCGGCGTAACTCCAAGGTCTTGGAAGACGCTCTGCGATGCAAGTACAGGCAGTCATGGCGCGCAGATCCTCCTCAGCGTTTCATGAATGAGGCAAAGGTGTCTATCGCAACTGACTTGTTTTCCCGTGGGCCTATCACAATATATCGTGGAACCTATTTTCATTCATTCCTTACGAACGAGCTTGTAAACTGCGTTTTGGAGTCTCGCGGAGCTCATCCACAGATCCTTTACCGAGGCTCGCAGCACTTCCCAACTTTCTTGGAAAACGACGGTCGATGCTTGCTTAAGCGACTCTGTGAGTCCCATATGGGCAACCACATCGGAATAAGTACGGTCGTACTAACCAGCGACGGCCAGCTCGTCCTGTGGCGCCAGTCTGGTGGTGCCCAACAGTCCAGGGATCTCCTGGCTCCCACGGGCAGTGGTTCGTGCGATTGGCAAGACTGGTCTCGCCTATCACGCAGCGCTTCGTTGAAAACGCTCATATCGAGTGCAATGGAGAGGGAATTTCGCGAGGAATCCCATCCCCTTAAGTCGGCGTTAAGGGGCATTGCAATCCGAACAGAGATTCTTGGCCATTTTCGATGGGTACGTCGTGGTGGTAAGCCGGAATTTGTCGGAGTATCGAAGATAGAAGCACCCTTCTCTAGACTCCAGGCAAATACCGACGAGGTTGATGCACCCGAATTTGTTCAACTTGCGTATCCAGCCTGCAACGTTGAACAACTTTTGTCGTCGATAGCAAAATTGCTTTGTAATAAACAGTTGTCAGTGCCGTTGTGGGTCAACCTCATCTGCTTGCAAGAGGCGCTGCAGAGCAATTCTAACCTGTTGACGAGTGTCTTGGCGAAGTGACCAAGCTGCGTCTAACCCATAAGGATTGACACGACCTGCAAGGTCGTTTCAATCCATCGTTCAAACAAAGCGTTGGAGAACGACGCGCCGCAAGCGGCGCGGGAACGGGCCGGGGCTGACTGCGTCCATCCGGTTGCCCTCGCCGCGGAAGCCGCGTCGAGAACAACCGGTTGGACCGGCTTCGGCCCGTTGGGGCAAAAAAAGGAGATGTGAAGATGTTCGGTAAAATCGTGTCCGTGATTGCAGTATGTATGTTCGCCGCTTTGACCAGTAGCAGCGCGGGGTTGCCACTGGTGGAGAAGTAATTCGTTCGGTGGCACGCAGTACAGCCCCCGGTCAGTAGCAAAAACGCAACTGGCATGAAGTGACTTACCTGTTTGCCACAGAGACAGGCCCCCCTCGAAGAACGATCGACATTGAAATGCATCAAAATCCACCGCGTACGGGTGATGAAATTGTCATCTATTACCTGCTGGAGAATCTCGACCGGAACTGGCCGCTGGAATTTCGCCGGGGATGGTGGAACTGGTTTATTGCGGGCTTCGGCGCGCTGTTAGCCGTCTTTTCTGCCGTGATTGTGATCGGCATGCTCGTTGTACGTATCCAAGAGGCTGTAGGCAGGAGGTAAGGGGCGGAAGCAAGTGTTGCCTGGAAGTGCGATCAAAGACAAGGATATCCATGATTTTCAAAAAAGAAAGCACGCGCCTAACCAACCCAAGCGGGATTCAACAAGGTTGAATGGCGGCAGGCGAGCAGCATACCTTCATCATTCATTACGCAGCAAGGCCCAGGGTCGGGCGGCCAGGACCGAGCGCATTCCGGCCAGACCGCAGCCCAGCACCACCAATAGTCCCAAGGCCAGCACCGTCAGCAGGGTGCCGGGGAGAAACGTCCAGGGGTCGTCCAGGACACGGTTCACGAACCACCATGCCAGGCCCGTGCCCAGCCCGGCGGCCAGAGAAGCGGCCACGCCGCCCAGCAGCAGAAACTCCAGCCCCAGGGTGGTGACCACGTCCCGGCGGGTGGCCCCGCAGACCTTGAAGATCGCGGCTTCGTAGCGCCGCCGGTCCAGCCCGGCCCGGATTACTCCGGCCAGAACCACGACCCCGGCCAGCAGGGTCATGGCCGCGATGGCCCGGACGCCCAGGCCGATCTGGTCCGTGACCCTGGCCACGTCTTCCAGCACGTCCCGGACGTCCACAGCCACCACCCGGCTGAAATCCTCGGACAATGCGGCCAGCAGCGCCGCCCGGCGGTCCTCCGGTGTTTGCGGTGCCAGGGAGACGGTGGCGATATGCGTGTATGGTGCGCCGTCCAGGATGCCGGGGGAAAAGATGATCGAGTGGTTCAGGGCCAGGGATTCCCAATCCACCTCCCGCAGGCAGGTGATCTCGGCCTGGATTTCCCGGCTCAGAATGTTCATGACCAGGGTGTCGCCCAGCCCGGCGCCCAGGCCGCGGGCAATGCCCTCGTCCATGCACACCCGGGCCGGGCCGCGATAGTCCTCCGGCCACCAGGACCCACCCACGATCCGGACGTCTTCCATGGGCCGGTCGGCAAAGGTCACCCCGCGTTCACCGCGAATGGCCCATTCCACGGCTGGATCCCGCAGGGCCTGCTCCGGAGTCAGTCCGCCGATGGCCACGATTCGCCCCCGAATGGAAGGCTGGTCCTTCCATTCCGTAAGCTCCGGCCAGGACCGTGCCGTCTCGCGCAAGGCCTCGACGCGATTCCGGGGAATGTCCACGAAAAAGTAGTCCGGCGCGTTCCGGGGCAGTTGACGGAGGAGCCGATCCTGGAAGGAGCCGTCCACCAGGGCCACGGTCACCAGCATGGTCAGCCCCAGGCCCAGAGAGAAGATCACGCTGGCGGTCATGGCCCCGGGACGGTGCAGGTTGGCCACGGCCTGGCGCAGCAGTGGTCCCGCCCAACGTGGGCTGTTCCCGGCCCAAACTCCACTGACCTTGGCGGCTCCCCATCCGGCAAGCCGTGCGGCCCCGTAAAACAGGGCCACACTGACCAGGGCGGCGCTGAAAAAGGCGGCCACGGTCCGGGCGTCGCCCACGGCCGCGGCCATCAGCCCGGCCAGGGCCAGCCACATCACGGCGAGCATCATCCGTTCCCGGAAGCGCAAAGGCTGGGGCACGGGCTGGACATACCCGCGAAACAGCTCCGCCGGGCGAAACCGCAACGCGAGATACAGAGGCCGGAGCACGAAGGCCAGGGTGGTGCCCAGTCCCAGGATCAGGGCCGTGGCCAGCACCTCGGGGTACAGGCCCAAAACCGCTTGCAGGCCAAGACCCCGGGCCAGGGCCGCGGCCCCGAGGTTGGCCAGACCGACGCCCAGGGCCAGCCCCGCGAGGCCGCCGAGCAGGGCCATCGCCAGCACCTGGGTCAGACAGAAGGTGAACAGCGTCCGGGACGTGGTCCCCAGGCAACGCATGGTGGCCAGGGTCGTTCGACGGCCCTCGAAATAGGCCTGGACGCTTCCGGCCACCCCCAGCCCGCCGATGAGCAGGGCGGCCAGGCCCACGAGATTGAGGTATTTGGAAAGATTCTCAATGGCCCGGGTCAGCCCCCTGGCCGCGGAGCCGTGCTCCCGGATTTGCCAGGAAGCCTCGGGAAAAGCTGTTTCCATCTCGACGCGCACGGCCCGCGCGGCAACGGTCCGGTCGCCTTCAGGCGGCAAGGCCAGGCGCACCGCGTACCGGACCAGGCTGCCGGGTTGGATCAGCCCGGTGGCCTCCAGGTCGTCCAGGGATATCATCAATCGGGGCCCCAGGCCGAAGAACCCCGCGGCCTTGTCCGGTTCCCGCTCCAGCACGTCCACCAGCCGGAAGGCAGCGTCTCCAACGGTCACCATATCTCCCACATCGGCCCCGATCCGCGCCAGCAGCCCGGCTTCGGCCACGGCTCCCGGCTCGTTTTCTCCAGAGGCCAACGCGGTTTGGAGGTCCGCCCCGGACCGGAGCCGGGCCTGACCGTGCAGCGGATAACCACGGTCCACGGCCTTGAGTTCGGTCAGGGTGGAGGAGCCTTCAGGCCCTCGGGCCATGGCCCGCAGGGAAGCGACCCGGGATATCTCCCCAAAGCTTTGCAACGTCTCCACGACGTCGGCCGGAATGGGCGCATGGGCTTGGCGCAGTTCCAGATCCCCGCCGAGGATGGCCCGGGTGTTGTTCCGGATCCCGGCGTCCAGAGCCGCGGACAAGGTCCCGATCCCGGCCACGGCCCCCACGCCGAGGACCAGGCAGAGCAGGAAAATCCCGAACCCCTTGGGCCTGTTGCGAATTTCCCGCAGCGCCAAGTCCATGGCAATGATCAGCGGGGTGTCCGCTTCCGCCTTATCTTTGCTGAGACTGTCCAGGGTGTTTCGAGGCACGCCGTTCATGGGCCGCCGACCGCGTCGGGTTCCAGGCAACCGTCGCGCATCACCAGGTTGCGGTCGCACTGCCCTGCCAACCCGGCGTCGTGGGTCACCAGCACCAGGGCCGCACCGTGCTCACGGCGCAGGGCGAACATCCGGCGCATCACCTCGGAGCCGGTGGCCGCGTCCAGATTGCCGGTGGGCTCGTCGGCCAGCACGATCTCCGGGGCGTCGGCAAAGGCCCGGGCCAGGGCCACCCGCTGCTGCTCCCCGCCGGACAACTGGGCCGGGTAATGCCACAACCGTTCACCCAGCCCGACCCGCTCCAAGGACTCTTCGGCCTTGCGCCGGGCATGCGACGCCCCGGCCAGCTCCAGAGGCAGTCGGACGTTTTCCACTGCGGTCATGGTGGGCACAAGGTGAAACCCCTGGAACACGATGCCGATTCGTCCGCGACGCAACCGAGCCAAGGCGTCCTCGTTCATCCGGGTCACGTCCCGGCCCAGAATGCGCACCTCGCCGGAACTGGCCGCCTCCAAACCGGCTATGACCATCAGTAGCGAGGTCTTTCCGGAGCCGGACGGGCCGGTCACGGCCACGGTTTCACCTGTGGACACGCACAGCTCCACGCCGCGCAGAATCTTGACCGTGCTGCCCCCCGCGGCTAGGTTCAGCCGCACGTCGCGTAACTCGATCACTGGATGACCACCAGCATGCTTTCTCCCGTTTTCCGTCCACATATCATCCTCGCCTTCCCAACCTTGGTCTTCATGGTGCTCTTCATGGCTTTCACGACATCCCAGGCCTTTTCCGGCGCATCACCCGGTCAGACCTCTCCCGACGACGAAGCCGTGCTCCTGGCCTTTGGCGACAGCCTTTTCGCCGGATTCGGACTGGCCGAGCAGGACGCCTTCCCCGCCGTGCTCGAAGCCCGGCTACGCCGACAAGGGTACCCCGTCCGGGTGATCAACGCCGGGGTTTCCGGCGACACCACGGCCGATGGCCTGGATCGGTTGGAGTGGGTGCTGGCCGGGCTGCCGACGGATCGCAAAACCCTGGCCATCCTCGAACTGGGCGCAAACGACGCCCTGCGCGGCGTGAACCCGGACATAACTCGCCGCAACCTTTTCTCCATCCTGGAAATTTTTCAGGAGCGAGGCATCTCAGTCTTCCTGGCCGGCATGCTCGCACCGCTGAACCTGGGCCGGGACTTCACCACGCGGTTCAATGCAATTTTTCCGGACCTGGCCGAAACATTCGACCTGCCCCTCTACCCCTTCTTCCTGGAAGGCGTCGTCGGCAACCCGACCCTGAACCTCGGCGACGGCATCCATCCCAACGAGCAGGGCATAAACGTCATCACGGACAACATCTTGCCCCTGATCGCTGACTTTCTGCGTCGGCACGGGGTCCAGCCCGTTCCGTAGCGTCAGCCCGAAAAGATCGTGCTCATATTCAGCAAAGCCGTGATTGCATTCGGGAGGCCGATATTGCCGCGGCCTTTTTCGATTACGAGCACCGCTGCAAGCGGCTGAGCACGAGTACGACGAGCCGCCCCTCACTCCAGCAGATACTCGTACCGCACCTTGATCCGGTCCGTTTCCGCGACCAGCACCTCGGCCTCCTGCCCCACCATGTCCGCGTCCACGAACCCCAGGCGGTCGCCGAGAAAATAGGCCAGTACCTCCTTGGACTCCACGTATCGCCAGACCAGCACGTAGGCCGAGCCGAGATACGGCCGTTCCGTGAATTGGGGCCGGGTGACCAGGCGCAGGCTAAGGTGCTTTTCCTCCGGTTTGGCCAGCCGGAACAGGGCGGATTTCTGAAACGTCTCCTTGAGGTGCAGGGCCAGCCGCATACCGACAGGATCGGCCCCTTGATGCTCCACCAGCACGGGGATGCCTTGCTCCTTCACCGCCTGCAACTCCCGCTCCGCCCCCGCTTCCTCCTCCACGGGGATCTGTCTCGGTTGGGCCGTGGGTTGTTCGACCACGGTTTCTCCCTGATCCTGAGCAACGACCGTACCACGGGCAACCAGCACCACCAAAAGCCCCACCATCAGCAACACGCCGAAAAATGATTTGCTTCCCATCACTTCGGTCCCTCCCTGGGATATGAAGAGTTTTAAATAGCGACCATCCGACTCGTTACGTTCCGTCACTTGCCCGAGCCATGTCAACTCTTGATGCATGTTCGTCGCAGGACGAATCTGTTCTCATCATAATCCTAACACTACAACGAAACTTTGCCGAAACTCGAAAAAATGTCGAGGGCAAGATGCCCTCGTTCCCAGGGTTTTCCGTGCTTTTCCGTGAGTTCCGTGGGCCACTCTCAGGGCGTATTTTGGACATGACGGTCGATTTCGACATCGATTCAGATAGCGGGTTAGGATCGAGATCAAATCTGCCCCGCACTGTCCCGTAAACTGATGGCAAGAATTGCCGCCCGGACGGAAAAGAGGTCAGTTTGATTATGGGCACTGTACTTGCAATGAATAGAGAAAACCAAGCGAGTGTATCATGCCCCAGCAAAATACTTCCATGGACAGCCAATTGGCCGGTCATCAACAGCCTTTGAATATCCCGGAATTCGTCCTGGAGCGGGGAGAACAGCGCTCCGTGACGTGGTCCGTGCCCTGGTCCGACCTGATGATGGTCATGTTCATCCTGTTCCTGGTGCTGTTCGTTTTTTCCCTACGTGAAAAGGACCGGATGGTGATCGGCCATCGCACCCCGGCCAGCATCCAGACCGTTTCCTCGTCTCCGGCCCAGTTGAACATGCTCCCGCTGTACGAGGTGCTCCGGGATCGTCTGCTCGGCCACGAGCGCTCGGTGAACATCGCGTTCCTGGACGACGCCTCCATCGTCATTTCCCTGTTCGGAGAGAATCTTTTTCCGCCCCTGTCTCATGAGCTAGACCTGCGCTCCATGCCTCTGATGTCAAAAATCGGACACACGGTGGCCCTGGCCCAGGGCAACGTGGTGATTACCGGCTTCGCCGACCATGCGCATTCTTCCCCGGAAGTGGCCGGACCGCCCTCAGGCGGTCGCGCCCGGCATCCCGGCGCTTGGGAGGTCGCGGCCCTGCGAGCCGCCGCCGTGGCAGAACTGTTCGTGTGGGAAACCGGCCTGAATCCGGACATGTTGATCATCCAGGCCACCGGTGCCGAACGCCCACTGACGCCCCGGCTGTCCGGACGGGAGCACGTCCAACGCCGCGTGGAAATCCGCATCGAGCCTTGATCGCCCCGGCACTTCACCATCAAACGTTTTCAACCGGCGCAAATCGCTCCGACCAAGGAGTTCATCATGAAAAGCAGAACCCTGATCACCGCGGCAATATGCTTCGTCGGCTTCATCGCCGTGTTTTTCTTTTCCGGTCAGGCCCAGGTCTACTTCAACGTCACGGCCCTGCTCGTGGTGTTCACCGGAACCTTGGGCTCGGCGCTTCTGGGCAGCGGCCCTGACGGGCTGCGTCGGGCGTGGCGCTGCGTGCGGACGGCCTATGCCGAAAACACCGTGCCAGAGCGGATACTGGTCAAGGAA
Above is a genomic segment from Desulfonatronum sp. SC1 containing:
- a CDS encoding ABC transporter permease is translated as MNGVPRNTLDSLSKDKAEADTPLIIAMDLALREIRNRPKGFGIFLLCLVLGVGAVAGIGTLSAALDAGIRNNTRAILGGDLELRQAHAPIPADVVETLQSFGEISRVASLRAMARGPEGSSTLTELKAVDRGYPLHGQARLRSGADLQTALASGENEPGAVAEAGLLARIGADVGDMVTVGDAAFRLVDVLEREPDKAAGFFGLGPRLMISLDDLEATGLIQPGSLVRYAVRLALPPEGDRTVAARAVRVEMETAFPEASWQIREHGSAARGLTRAIENLSKYLNLVGLAALLIGGLGVAGSVQAYFEGRRTTLATMRCLGTTSRTLFTFCLTQVLAMALLGGLAGLALGVGLANLGAAALARGLGLQAVLGLYPEVLATALILGLGTTLAFVLRPLYLALRFRPAELFRGYVQPVPQPLRFRERMMLAVMWLALAGLMAAAVGDARTVAAFFSAALVSVALFYGAARLAGWGAAKVSGVWAGNSPRWAGPLLRQAVANLHRPGAMTASVIFSLGLGLTMLVTVALVDGSFQDRLLRQLPRNAPDYFFVDIPRNRVEALRETARSWPELTEWKDQPSIRGRIVAIGGLTPEQALRDPAVEWAIRGERGVTFADRPMEDVRIVGGSWWPEDYRGPARVCMDEGIARGLGAGLGDTLVMNILSREIQAEITCLREVDWESLALNHSIIFSPGILDGAPYTHIATVSLAPQTPEDRRAALLAALSEDFSRVVAVDVRDVLEDVARVTDQIGLGVRAIAAMTLLAGVVVLAGVIRAGLDRRRYEAAIFKVCGATRRDVVTTLGLEFLLLGGVAASLAAGLGTGLAWWFVNRVLDDPWTFLPGTLLTVLALGLLVVLGCGLAGMRSVLAARPWALLRNE
- a CDS encoding ABC transporter ATP-binding protein — encoded protein: MWTENGRKHAGGHPVIELRDVRLNLAAGGSTVKILRGVELCVSTGETVAVTGPSGSGKTSLLMVIAGLEAASSGEVRILGRDVTRMNEDALARLRRGRIGIVFQGFHLVPTMTAVENVRLPLELAGASHARRKAEESLERVGLGERLWHYPAQLSGGEQQRVALARAFADAPEIVLADEPTGNLDAATGSEVMRRMFALRREHGAALVLVTHDAGLAGQCDRNLVMRDGCLEPDAVGGP
- a CDS encoding OmpA family protein: MPQQNTSMDSQLAGHQQPLNIPEFVLERGEQRSVTWSVPWSDLMMVMFILFLVLFVFSLREKDRMVIGHRTPASIQTVSSSPAQLNMLPLYEVLRDRLLGHERSVNIAFLDDASIVISLFGENLFPPLSHELDLRSMPLMSKIGHTVALAQGNVVITGFADHAHSSPEVAGPPSGGRARHPGAWEVAALRAAAVAELFVWETGLNPDMLIIQATGAERPLTPRLSGREHVQRRVEIRIEP
- a CDS encoding arylesterase; this translates as MTTSMLSPVFRPHIILAFPTLVFMVLFMAFTTSQAFSGASPGQTSPDDEAVLLAFGDSLFAGFGLAEQDAFPAVLEARLRRQGYPVRVINAGVSGDTTADGLDRLEWVLAGLPTDRKTLAILELGANDALRGVNPDITRRNLFSILEIFQERGISVFLAGMLAPLNLGRDFTTRFNAIFPDLAETFDLPLYPFFLEGVVGNPTLNLGDGIHPNEQGINVITDNILPLIADFLRRHGVQPVP